Proteins found in one Kwoniella bestiolae CBS 10118 chromosome 1, complete sequence genomic segment:
- a CDS encoding mannose-6-phosphate isomerase, class I has protein sequence MSPAVFKLSPGVQSYDWGKKGSASLAAQFGKTCVEGFEIDENKTYAELWMGTHPTLPSKLTSDSSLLSDHIKSDSTLVGDKVIRKFEDSREGNLPFLFKVLSIGTALSIQAHPDKKLARKLFDERPNVYKDPNHKPEMAIALTPFLAFLNFLPLPILLLNLLVVPELKPIIPSHLINQLASSVGLPTGSPPDVSSYRQTPCKPTEENKQILKQIFEALMSAEKDTVTTAIQSLIERYKRGDDIREAEKNVVDLAIMLNEQYPDDVGVLCVFFLNVVELKKGEAAFLEANSPHAYIKGDIIECMATSDNVVRAGLTPKLRDVPTLVEMLTYESGPGEQQLLQPTTFGSQDDATKLYDPPIEEFSVLRVELASGGKTSHRKIEGPSIAVVTQGSGSVVSGDDKVEFERGSVIFIGADEEVTWQATEELEVFRAYVEA, from the exons ATGTCACCAGCAGTGTTCAAGCTATCACCGGGAGTACAGTCTTATGATTGGGGGAAAAAAGGTTCAGCTTCGTTGGCTGCGCAGTTTGGTAAGACCTGCGTGGAGGGATTCGAGATTGATGAGAACAAGACTTATGCAGAG CTATGGATGGGAACTCATCCAACCCTCCCttccaaactcacctccgaCTCTTCCTTACTTTCAGATCACATCAAATCAGACTCGACCTTGGTAGGAGACAAGGTGATCAGGAAGTTTGAAGATTCAAGGGAAGGAAACCTACCGTTCTTGTTCAAGGTGTTGAGTATTGGTACGGCGCTCAGTATCCAGGCTCATCCTGATAAGAAATTGGCGAGGAAGTTGTTCGATGAGAGGCCTAATGTATACAAAG ACCCAAACCACAAACCAGAAATGGCCATCGCCCTTACCCCCTTCCTTGcattcctcaacttccttccactccccatcctcctaCTCAACCTCCTCGTCGTACCCGAactcaaacccatcatcccctcccacctgATCAACCAACTCGCATCATCCGTCGGTCTACCTACAGGATCACCCCCTGACGTATCTTCATACCGACAAACGCCTTGTAAACCGACAGAAGAAAACAAACAGATACTCAAGCAGATTTTCGAGGCTCTCATGTCTGCCGAGAAAGATACAGTCACCACCGCGATCCAATCATTGATAGAAAGATATAAGCGAGGTGATGACATCCGTGAAGCAGAGAAGAACGTGGTGGATCTAGCTATTATGTTGAACGAACAGTACCCTGATGATGTCGGTGTACTGTGTGTGTTCTTCCTAAATGTGGtggagttgaagaagggggaagcGGCGTTCTTGGAAGCGAATTCTCCTCATGCGTATATCaagggag ACATCATCGAATGCATGGCCACCTCCGACAACGTCGTGCGAGCAGGACTCACACCCAAACTGCGTGATGTTCCCACCCTAGTCGAGATGTTAACATACGAATCTGGACCAGGGGAACAACAGTTACTCCAACCTACCACTTTCGGCTCACAGGACGACGCTACCAAGCTCTATGACCCGCCTATCGAAGAGTTCTCTGTGTTACGCGTTGAACTTGCCTCGGGGGGTAAGACGTCCCATAGAAAGATTGAGGGACCCTCCATCGCCGTCGTCACTCAGGGCAGTGGATCGGTTGTTAGTGGGGACGACAAGGTGGAGTTTGAAAGGGGTAGTGTGATTTTCATAGGAGCTGACGAAGAAGTCACTTGGCAAGCTACCGAGGAGTTGGAGGTATTTAGAGCTTACGTAGAAGCGTAG
- a CDS encoding phosphomevalonate kinase — protein sequence MHSQKHTIVSSPGKVLLAGGYLVLDRSYSGLVVATSSRFYSSVQPLPASSSAASISTPQGIISVRAGQFPSQSSTWIYSISIENDQLIIKQTNQDVVGKNKFIYITLFQTLALAYEKIATTTDKKGVDAGRELLNRITDDGQSAGLDLVVLADNDFYSQREQLSALSLPTKIDSLSSLQPFTPLPRPIPQTNKTGLGSSAALVTSLVASLLSHLDIVSLPSNPTEANSNESLQLVHSLAQFAHCLAQGKVGSGFDVSSAVFGTHIFKRFSPSILTPLMDGSLDSIHLSSPTLLPVLDPSKWDQKTTAFRLPKGLRLILADVDAGTDTPSFVGKVLAWRKNHPEVAQKLWDDLDKANMQLERLLTELVAREKDEDYEETVGWMGERHIEDHKENPTAVLLYEIRLTLFIIRDFQRRMSELSGVAIEPPEQTRLLDACSELEGVIGGGVPGAGGYDALFLLIIDTPSVTSRVDKLWSEWTEMSVCPLLARQSDGGLKVERLSDVKGLAEALGS from the exons ATGCATAGCCAAAAGCACACCATCGTATCATCTCCGGGCAAAGTGTTACTCGCAGGAGGGTATCTAGTCTTGGACCGTTCTTACTCTGGTCTAGTCGTCGCTACCTCTTCAAGGTTTTACTCTTCCGTACAACCCCTTCCAGCCTCATCGTCGGCTGCATCCATATCCACACCACAGGGTATAATATCAGTGAGAGCCGGTCAATTTCCAAGCCAATCATCTACATGGATATATTCCATATCAATCGAAAATGATcaactcatcatcaagcAGACCAATCAAGATGTAGTCGGTAAAAACAAGTTCATATACATCACTCTCTTTCAGACCCTCGCTTTAGCTTATGAGAAGATCGCTACAACCACGGACAAGAAGGGAGTAGATGCTGGTCGTGAACTTTTAAACAGAATCACCGATGATGGACAATCAGCAGGATTGGACTTAGTAGTTCTGGCAGATAATGATTTCTACTCCCAACGAGAACAG CTCTCCGCTTTATCCCTGCCTACCAAAATcgactccctctcctctctccaaCCATTCACACCGCTTCCTCGACCCATACCACAAACCAACAAAACAGGATTAGGTTCATCCGCCGCACTAGTAACATCCCTGGTCgcatccctcctctcacacCTCGATATAGTCTCATTGCCGTCCAATCCCACAGAAGCCAACTCGAACGAAAGTCTTCAACTCGTTCACTCGTTAGCACAATTCGCTCACTGTTTAGCTCAGGGGAAAGTGGGATCAGGATTCGACGTATCATCAGCTGTGTTTGGGACGCATATCTTCAAAAGATTCTCGCCATCGATCCTGACAcctttgatggatggatcatTAGACTCGATACATTTGTCATCCCCGACCTTATTACCCGTGTTAGACCCGTCGAAGTGGGATCAAAAGACGACAGCCTTCAGATTACCAAAAGGTCTCAGGTTGATCTTAGCAGATGTAGATGCGGGTACGGATACGCCTTCTTTCGTTGGGAAAGTCTTAGCTTGGCGTAAAAACCATCCCGAAGTGGCTCAGAAGCTCTGGGATGACTTGGATAAGGCTAATATGCAGCTGGAAAGGCTGTTGACAGAGCTGGTcgcgagggagaaggatgaggattacGAGGAGACAGTTGGTTGGATGGGAGAAAGGCATATCGAAGAC CACAAGGAGAACCCTACCGCCGTATTACTGTACGAGATTAGATTGACTCTCTTT ATCATCAGAGACTTCCAACGTAGAATGTCAGAGCTTTCAGGGGTGGCTATCGAACCACCTGAACAGACCAGATTGTTAGACGCTTGCTCAGAATTGGAAGGTGTGATCGGAGGTGGTGTACCAGGCG CCGGAGGATACGATGCGCTCTTCCTGCTGATCATCGACACACCCTCAGTGACGTCCAGGGTGGACAAGTTGTGGTCGGAGTGGACAGAGATGAGTGTTTGTCCTTTATTAGCTAGACAAAGTGACGGCGGCCTAAAGGTGGAGAGGTTAAGTGATGTCAAAGGTTTAGCAGAAGCTCTAGGTAGTTGA